The following is a genomic window from Strix uralensis isolate ZFMK-TIS-50842 chromosome 3, bStrUra1, whole genome shotgun sequence.
GacaaagagaaaaggggaaaaaattacatgAAGATGCAAGCTGCACTCATTCTAATGAGTGGACAAGGAAAGGCAAGCAACACTCAGCAAAATTTTTTGGGGTATCTAAGGATACTAGAAACTCAGACTGGATTATTAAAACTTCATTATGATGGAGACCTCAGTAAAGATTGTGAGCAGAAAGATATCTGGGCCAGTCTAAGATGATTAATTGCTTGTGATGCCTGCAGAAACTTGAGAGAATCCATGCAGCACCAGAGGAAATTCAGATTCCCCACAGCACCATGAACATATGCTTTACATCCTGGCAGTACAACCAAGCTCATTTTATTTGTGTAGCCCCTGGGGTGCTGGGAAAGATGGCAGGCAAGGGGTTAAGTAGCAGCACTATGGTTTCTGGAAAGGGAAGCCATGCCTCATTAACTGGCTGGAATTCATCGAGGATATGAACACCAGGGTGGACATGGGAAAGGCAGCAAACACCATATTACTGAGATTGTCAGGGTACACTGAACACAGGTCCGCAAAAGAGGTCAGTGCCGATGGACCAGATGATAGCGGGAGGTGAAAATGGCCCTGAGAAGTCAAGGGCGATGGGGAGCAACCAGGAGAGCATAGCGGGTATCTAACCAGAACAACTTACCTCTCTGCAGTCTTTCCATACACAACTGTGACTTCTTCTGTAACTGGTCCCATCTGTCTCACCAGACAGGAGGATAACAAATGTGCGGTTGGCTCTTCGAAAGTCTGACCCATCGTTTCCATGTGTTCCGCTTCTCCCAGGAGTATGACCCTTAATGTTCCAACCCATCACATTCATTTACAAAGCTAACATGCTATGAGTTATTGAGCTGTCATTTAATGACTCTGTGGTTACTAATTCAGGTATCCTGTAATTTGTAGAAGCATGAAAGTGTCCAGATATATAGCACAGGCACTTCACTTCCCAAGGCTCACCTGCCATAAGCCTGCAACCCAGCAGACAGTACATCACAACGGCAATGCTATCTCCTTTAAATACGGTATCACGTGCTTCTTCCTGTTACCAACTGGCCAAGCAACTCAGAGTCCAGTATTGCTCTGTTATCCTCcattataaaattataaaggCAAACTGAGGCTTAAAGAATAGATTCACATGGAAAATTACCTCAGCATCTTTTTATCCAAAAGGTCACTGATTAGCAAGTTCATTCATGAAACAGGAAAAGTTGATTTCGACTCCTTTATCTGTCTTGGGGAATTTGAATGGTGTTATTCTGGAAACAATATTTCActttaatgtaaaaaattaaataagcatGGAAGTAAGAAAGCAGAGGGATGCGTAACCTCCTAGAAGAGGGATTCACATTAGGCTGGTAGAAAAGCATTTATTCTCTGCTCTCTGGCTCTGTGagtgtttaaaatgtttcttatgACACGGTGAGTACAACAGAAAAGATTGAAACCGGACAAGTCCAAAGCTCTGTGGGGCTTAAGAAATTCTTTTGTTGGTTGAAAAATATGGATTTGGTCCCCACCCACAGTGAATCCAGCTCTTCTATAGTCCAGGTGAGTCATTTTGCTCCGTTGGTTGATAGAGTTCAAGGCAAACCACCAACTTTTGCCCCACGATTCttggttgtgttttttcccccagacaAACTGTTCAGCACTTTTGGGTCAAATCCAGAAATAGTTACAGAATGACTTAAAGTCTTTTACTTATGGCACCTCAAAggattgtattttttccttttctttagtcAAAGCTTTTTTGGAAATGCATGGCCCTGAGACAAAAGGAGTTAGAAGGTACATAAAAGTATTTCATGTACTGTGAAGACAGTGAGTCTACTTTTGTTACATCTTGTCACCTAGGGCAAGGCTGAGCTGGGCTTGTCTGATCAACTCTGAAAAGTGGTGTGCGCAACTTTCTCCTTTGTATTGCAAGCTTCAGTTGGAAGATTTACAGCAGTACTAGCAATGCTAAGGGAGGACTGTTCATACATTTGTAACTTGGGTTCAGTTGTGATTTACATTTGAAGCAGACATTTTAATCCCTCAGTTGCATATGAAGTACACTCAGATTTACCACACTTGCTCTTTCCTCTGTCAGAATTCATTTGGGAAAATCATATACATAAATTCATTCATTTATAGCATTTTAAAAACCAGTTTTGCAAACTATCTCCCAGGACACAGTATTCTAAATCTGAAAATTTGCTGTCCCTTAATCACCAAGGCTGAGGGACTGTATCTTGTTATAGGGAAAAACACATGTCCAACAAAACTGATCCCACTGACCTCACCCTGTCGTTTTGCTCCTTGACACCCTCAGCAGAGCACATTCTACATTCCAGCTAAAGCACCTGGCGATGCATCCAGAGTTTGGGACCtgccttctgctttatttctaaaTATCAGTTGTAAAATTACATCCCAGGTCAATACTGAATCTTTCCAGTTGAATTTTCATGGGACCAGGACCAGGAATCACTTTGCAGTACTAGTATTGTCTTCCCAGGTGAAGCCATCTCTCACCAGCCAGCCTTATCTCTGACATTACCAGTACCACCAGTTGCAGTTACtcaactttgctctcaccctgcAAGAGACAATTGGTGGGCACTTTAAATGCAGCTTTCCTCAGCCAGAGAAGGACCCCCACGGTAAGCCCAAAGAGTGCCAAAAAGGCCCTTGGTGTCAGGGGTCTGTCCCACCATGCAGCTGTTTGGCACAGCACATGAACCCTTGAAACCCCCCTCTAACATTCTCAGTCATCTTGTGGGCAGGTCCACCCATCTTCATCTCTCCTTGAGGCTAGGGGAAAGCTCTGGGCATTCAGAGCTTTTGGTCATTATTTGCTTTGCTGGCATTTTGTGAATTCTTAAGACATAAGCATGCCTAAGTGACAGAGGAGCACATCCCAAAGCCATGCAGGCTCCAGCAGCATCATACAGACTTGAAAAACACCAAGTTTTATGACTGAAGCTATGTGAACTGGTGTTTGTGCACGAGTAGGGTGGTGATATACCATTGAACACTCCATGGGACAACTGAAGGAGCACTAAAATATATTTCACCTttcttccatgtatttttttgattcatttttcttctggcCCAGGTATGATCTGGGTCTGGGGGACAGACTCAAAGCATCATGAAATCACTGGGACTCTTTCCCTTGGTGCAGGTAGGTTTTGGGATGGCTCCTTGAGAACCAACCCATTGCTCAGCTGCTCTTGCCCATGTGCACTGCAGAGGTAGACTAATGGGCTGCGGCCAAAGGAAAAAGTGCCTCCAGTTTCCCACATGCAGAAGACGTCAGCCCTGATTGCTTGCAGAGGTGTGCTACTCTTCCAAAGCATCTCCCTTGAACAACATCTATGCCAAAAGTGAGGATGCAGATTAAAATGTATTGAAGCAAACCAGAATTTATTTAGCATTTATTATCCATTCTGTTGTCATATGTGGCTTCTTCTGTCTCCATTTTCCTCTGGTAAACAtagaccttttattttttttatttttttaataaaatatataaaacattgtGCATTGCTATCCATAGGAAAACTGtagtttaacaacaaaaaaaagaataaggcACATTCCTGTGCAGCatcttcaaatatatatatatatatatttaaaacaaaacaaaaagaaaacccttttCAACCTCTTTGAGGTTGTTAACTTTTCACCAGTCACTGACACATCTCTTATATTACCATAATTTCACTGTTGGAGGTGGGTTGGGTTGTGTTTGATAGAGGCCAGCAGGGAGAACAGACTCaaaaaaataacaggattttATCCCTGAGGtgtcagtaaaaaaataaatgttcccattgaaaaggaagatgaaaagacAGCCATAAATAACTGAGTACACTATGGCAAACATCCAAGCACCGAGATGATTTCACGATGGAAGaatccccctcccccccatcccccagttCTTAAAAGTCATATTTGCCGTTGGGTTTTAATTAGGTTAATCTCATGGCTTCTGAAGTCACAAGACAATCGGTCAAGATGCACCTCCCCCTCTCTTCCCAAATCATCTTTCCAGATTTGTCATTTTGTTCACAATTCTCCCACAGTCCTCaggaaagagaaaccaaaaaatCCTAAATGAACACCAAAACCTGGACGATTTCTCCCCCCAGCCAAGAGAGGAGCTCTCATACCGCAGCATGCCAAACTCCATGTCCCACCTGGGAGGACTTAATTGTCCTGCCTGCCTGCTACTAAAAAACGAAGTTGGCAACCACCTCTGTTGAAATCAGAAAGTGTCTGTGAAGAGGAGTGATAGCAATATATCTGGgagaaggagacagggaaagcTTTATTGCTGTCCATCCACACTGCTCCAGGTAGCACGCCTGAAAGGAAAAGGGGAGACACCCACATAAtattccttccctccctctcctcaaTCAGGTGTGGAGGAgccccagggtgcagggcaggaCGGCTGGACTCCGCATCGCTTAGTAGTAGCGGTTGAGGCTCCTGGTCCCTGGGATGTCTGGTTGGCCATTCATCCAGATCTCCCGGATGATGCGCTCCCGCTCCTCGAGCCGCTGAGCTCGCTCCAGCTCCTCCGCCGAAGTGAAGACGTTCATGTTCAAAGTCCTCTCGAACCTGCGGTGCCTGCGGGCAGACAGGTCCGAGGTGGTGTCTGAATCGTCATCGCTGTCACTGCTGTCGCTGTCGCTCTCCCGCTCCCGAGGAGGTTTTTTGGCGGAGGAGCGTTTGCAGTCAGTTCGGCAGGACACCCTTACCACCAGGGCCAGCAGGGTCAAGACGAGTCCAATGCACACTCCGGAGACAAAATACAGAGCAGCTCGCTCAGGGTTTtctgaaaggggaaagaaagtgATTGTCAAGAACAACccttaaaagaacaaaacacacacaGCTCCTCTGTGCACATACCAGCCAGGGTCTCTGGAGGGGCAGAGTTTCTAAAGGTTGCTTTACTTCCATGCCCTTCACCTCCTTCCCTCAGGGAAATCAGGAAGAGGAATTTAAACAGTGGATTGGCTGTCAAGGCATTTTCCCACATGCAGAATGTGGGTTCGCTGCAGTCATGTCTTGGAGTTGTCTAAAAGGAGAAAGAGCAGCCCGCAGAATTCAGTGCTAATTCCAGTGGCTGCACGAGCAGAGTTGACACCAGGGTGCTGCACACCCAGCAGCAGCTAAGTGCATCTTGCTGTCGCATCCATTATCACCGTACCAGGAATAATGACTATTACAAAGCTTTATATGCAGCCTTGCAGCATGGaaaaaatgcatattatttaTTCATAGGTTTCATTTGCTTATCTAAGGCAAGTGTGCTGGCTTTCGGCCCAGACCACCTAAATGTATATCTGTGCTACACAAGCATAGCTGGAGTCAGTGCACTAACAGGATGAATCCTGCATAGCCACATTTCAGAGGTGATATAACAAGACTCCAAAAGATCCACAATGCCTTTTAAATTAGGTCATCTTGTTCATTTACTAGCTAGAAGTGTAATTATGATAAATCCTGTTACTGAAGTTCCCCTGGGCTGAATCATCTCAGTTTACAGGTACACTGAATGGGTGAAGGCGAACTGAACAGAAATGTCAAGGTCAGCTCTAATCTGCTGTCTTTTGGGAGTCCTGAGTTCAAGGATGGAGTC
Proteins encoded in this region:
- the EVA1A gene encoding protein eva-1 homolog A isoform X2 codes for the protein MEPVGVSTEMALLSNILAAYAFITENPERAALYFVSGVCIGLVLTLLALVVRVSCRTDCKRSSAKKPPRERESDSDSSDSDDDSDTTSDLSARRHRRFERTLNMNVFTSAEELERAQRLEERERIIREIWMNGQPDIPGTRSLNRYY